The following DNA comes from Poecilia reticulata strain Guanapo linkage group LG5, Guppy_female_1.0+MT, whole genome shotgun sequence.
TTTTACTTCCTGGCCTGCCGAGCGGAGCGAGTGTTGAAAGCCGTCTCTCCTCCAGATCTCGCTCCGCTGAACACGGAGGGAGCAGCTTTACCCACTTTCTCTGCAAACAACCAGGATAAATCAGAAGATTCACTGGATAGCGGACAAGCTGTTGTGAAACTGTTAACGTCTACTTTATTTACGCTCGTGTTTTAACTCCACAGGGTGGGACAGGAATGTCCCATCATTAAAGCGCCATGTTTCCTCTCTCTGTATATGGCCTGGAAACTTCTGCATCAGATTTAAACTCCCCTTACGGTCATTATGTGACCCCAGTTTGACCAAATAGAGAACAGATACACGCAGTCTGCTGTCAAAAGCAACAATTTGTGTCAAGGAACTCTACCGTAAATGTCTCTAGGTGCATATTAACGCCCTCACCGCACTCCTCCATCACTTCAAAGGTCTTGCTCTTCACCGCCAAGCCACCACCAAGTTTGGTCTTTGCTTCGGTCAGGTCCTCTTCTCTCACTACGGGGCGCTGCGTCTGTTCGTCTTCCTGTGCAGGCTGGAAGGCAGAAACACTCGCTTTAACTTATCTCCATATCTACAGCAGCAGCTGACAACAACTGGGAAAACTGAAAACCGGGTCTTACTTGAGACATGGTGGCCGTGCAGCAGTAGATGCCCAGCTGTAAATGTTCTTCTCTTCCTGTCAGCTGGCCCCAGGCCGCCCACCGCGCACGCTTACATACGCAGACAATCTGGCAATGATTTTCCCAGTGAACATTGAATCTGCTTTCAGTGCATAAGTGAGCAGGCTCCTCCTGTTGGCTGTCTCATTACAGAATGATGAGATCACAGCTGGAACTTGTGCTTCATCTAACGGACCCCAGAGATGCAGGGAGATGAGAT
Coding sequences within:
- the mustn1a gene encoding musculoskeletal embryonic nuclear protein 1a, which encodes MSQPAQEDEQTQRPVVREEDLTEAKTKLGGGLAVKSKTFEVMEECEKVGKAAPSVFSGARSGGETAFNTRSARQARK